The Peromyscus eremicus chromosome 16_21, PerEre_H2_v1, whole genome shotgun sequence genome includes the window AAATGAAGTGTTGGGTGGCGGTAACAGCGGCAACGTTACACACGTATTTAATAAACAAACCTTAAACTTAAAATGgctaaaatgatatattttacattatttatagtTCTTCCTAACACACAGACTAGAACAAGCCAAAGGTTGATCGGCTCAAGCTCTCCTTGCACCCACAAGCATCTTGGCAGATACGGTGGGACTGTGGACGACCATCAGAGGCAACATGGAGCTGGGAATTCGGAGGGGACCACTCAGGACAGTCAGCCTCTGCACTAATCTTGCTTCCCATTGCTaagataaagaccatgaccaaaaccagctTGGGTAGGAAAGGCGTGCCTTACTGgcctgttcctcatggcttgttccccgtgctttcttatacaccttaggaccacctgcccaggggtggtaccacctgcagtgggctgggccctcccacatcaatcattaatcaagaaaatgcccacagacatgcctggTTACAGGCCAGTCTCATAGATGCATGTCAGCCATtcaagttccctcttcccagataactacagcttgtatcaagctgacaaaaaactaaccagcacatccTCCGAattcccacccccacaccccagtgACTGTCTTCACTACCTTAGGAAGACATTCCATTTCTAGTGCTTCTCATACCCACTTCAGGAGAAGTCAACCTGTCCACAGGAGGCGTAGTTTCCAAAGCTGTCCACTGTGAACCTCTGGGAGATGTGAATGGAATTGAGCTTCAGGGAACCAAAGTAAAAGTTCTCAAACTTCTGCAAAGGAAGAAACCAAAGAGGGCTGGAGAAGCAGTGCTCACTGTCCCATCTGCCTTTGAACACCACACTGCAAGTCCACCCTCTCCCCCCATGTTTCTCTTCTCAGTGTTTATTCTGAATAATGATCCtagagaggagggatgggggtggagtgAGAAAGAACAGCCGGTTCTTCCTTCTCATTAATCCTCAAGTCTCCCCTGAGAAAGTACACTAGAAAGGAGAGCTGCAAAGTCAAAGCCGAGATGGATCTACTGAGCAGACATGATCGAGAACTTGTAATAAACATCCTGGGGCAGCCATCAGACTCTCAGGGCTTGACAAAACGCTTCTGATTCAGTTACTGACCAAGAC containing:
- the LOC131893892 gene encoding activating signal cointegrator 1 complex subunit 1-like, translated to MNTLFRKDPNAEGRYNLYTADGKYIFKERESFDGRNILKKFENFYFGSLKLNSIHISQRFTVDSFGNYASCGQVDFS